A region of the Electrophorus electricus isolate fEleEle1 chromosome 7, fEleEle1.pri, whole genome shotgun sequence genome:
TTACTGTAATGGAATGTGAAAAACAAGAATTCACACACTGTAACAGCACATAAAAGATGATCAGTTGCTGGCCAAGCTGCCacaatgaacataaataaatgccataaaaaatgacaaatacaatAAGCTTTTATCATGTCTACTACTTatcacttatttaaaaaataataatttatctCTTTTCTGAAGAAGTGAACACTACACAGAGAAGCAACCGAGTTATTAGACTGACAACCATTATTCCCATCTTGTGATTGACTGCTTGACCTGCAGCTACAATACTGATAACATGATCGAGTTAGAGAATCATGTTGCTTACAGGTGAAATCAGATGTGAGTAAAAGAAGCACTTAAACTACTACACACATTACTAAACGATTACAGATCAACACTAAGCCGCCGAACAGAGCTGCTGACAAAAGCATACTTTCTGATGTTACTGACATCAGTGGTACTGGTGAGTAGTTTAGGATTAGGATATCAAGCCAAGCACATCAATTTGTCTTTATTGGAGAATATTGTTTTATCAATATCAGCACTACTGATGAGCACCTGGGTACCAGGGTCTCCATGGCCAGCCAGGTGAGCAAATGTCCACTGGCTCCACATTGCACTACAGCAGAGAAACCTACTGCTGCTGACTACAGGGGACTAGATGTTTACAGAACCCATGCGAAACAACTGAAGTCTGGCCCAATACAATGTAACATTCTCTGCCATTTCAATCTCATGTGATCAATTCAGATAAACCAAGATATTTTTGATGCAAAACAATCTCGCTAATTGCAGAAAACTTGATTAATGGTTCAGATTAAATGACAGTAATGCCATTTACTGTTAGCAGCCAAACAAATTCATACACTTTACAAAGTTCACTTTAAATTGAAGAGTGAAGGCAAAAGTTCACAAGGTCATCTGAAACCAAGTCATCTCCTAGGAGCTATGGAACAGATTTGGGAAACCGAAGGTCATGGATGGGGTCAGAAGTCTATGCTAAGCTGGATCTTTTGTTCAAACACAGCGATGATAAGCATGATGCCAAAACCAAGCAAAATGCCAGCATTCTGCAACACGAAGAATCCACAGTGACTGAACCCTGCCGCAGTGGCATCATTATGCAGCATCTCTGggacctagacacacacacatgaacacagacaaaaaccaGGGACAGCTTTTTTGCACTTCATGTAAGAATAAATCTAAAGTGGACATGTGTATTCTATATTGTCTGAATTAGTGCACATGGGCAAAACGTACCATGTCCACCAGTGCAACATACATGAAGAGACCAGCTGTAAGAGCGAAGATCCACATGGCCACGTTCTTAGCATAGTGACCAATTAGAATGCCTGTAACCATCCCCAGGTAGCCCATCAATGCTGAGAGCAGATTATAGAGAATTGCCTGTTTCACAGACATCCCTGCCTTTAATAGGACTGCAAAATCAcctaaaaagagagagaggttagtAGTAGGACAATCTCTCCAAGGGCAGGAATGATTATCTGATTTATAACACATTACTACAAAACTGTTGAAAGTAATCATACCATACAATGCTGAAACCAAAAGCAGCAAGTAAGTTTCACTATTCTAAATATTCTGACTTTCCCAAGAGAGTACATCTCACTTCACTTTTAAATTGGTAATTTTCTCTGGTCAGACACAAATCTCTCACATTAAAACCTGACCACATTAGTGGTCACATTAATACTAATGGCTGACACTCTTACCCAGCTCGTGAGGAAGCTCATGGCAGAACACAGCAACTGAAGTGCTCAGACCACTAGACAAACCCTTTGTAAATGCTGCTCCtaaaaattcacacacaccagataatAACTCATacaatttatgtatttttaaaataattaatcacaAATCAAAAATAGGAGTGTACATTAACCTACAGACAGCTTTCTAATGACACTGGGCTCAGTGTGAAAGTATGTTTAACAGTGCAGCACTGAAGTttatgtatgtgagtatgtctgcatgcattttccagcatgagggtgtgtgttacCTATAGCCAATCCATCACTGAAGTTGTGTAGACCATCTCCCATGATAACCATCCAGGCAAGGGTGGCAACCCCAGCATGCTCAAAGTGCTGCACAGAGTACgactgggtgtgtctgtgtgtgtgcgtgtgggggtggTGGTTCTGAGAGTGATGGTGGTGTAGGATATGGTGGTAgtcatggtgatggtggtgCTGTTCATCCGACTGGCCAACAGTGTCGTGGAAGTGGGAATGGCATTTGTTCTCACAATCCTCATCTGTGTAGCAGCCCTGAGATAacatcacttcctcttcctctggcaGGCTACGCCCATGCCCACCATTTGCACCAGAGtctgagagagggggggggaggggaccCACTATAGCTAAAAGGTACTTATAAGATTTAGGCCTATACAATTCCTAATAAATATAAACCTTTTACCATCCAGTGGTTTAACATCAAGGTCTTCCAGCGATTGCAATTTCTCAGACTCAAGAATTGCATCAGCCAATTCTGTCCTTTTTAGCACCTACAGACACAgtcagtcacagacacacatggttTGGAGTTAGCAAGCAAAGTCTGTTAGTACAGCACAGCCTTATAAATGTGGGCTTACATATTGATGTATAGGAGTTTTTCCACCACCTCAAGGTCAGATaactaaaaaatattttctgacaATTTTGAATTTATCGTCTTCAGTTTGGTACTGAAATTTTGGATTATAATAAAAattcatttctatttttaaatatccATCTTTATtcaatgtaattttgtttagtttatgcctcatttgtatatttatagagttataagaaaaatgtaaatatcagatagtttgttttcatttttaaactgaaagaaCTAGGGATGAGGAGAAGACCTTcatccacacacagagaaacaactAGTTACTCAGCATTCAGTCAGTCAAATGATGCCTCCCATTACAACTTCAGTAATGCCACTgtaaagtcaaatgtatttatatagcgctttttacaacagccgttgtcccaaagcagctttacacaagaccccagtaagcaagccaagggcgacagtggtgaggaaaagctccctagagcatgGGGGTAGCCCCATCCTCCACTGTCCAAATATAGCAACAACAACTATTGCACCTGAGACAGAAATGCAAGAACCCATGAATCCAGGAATGTCAGAATGTACCATGGTGTTGCCCAGCTCATGATGTAAACCAGCAGTTAGCCAGTACTGTGAACTCCCCTGACAAGTACATGTTACATCATCATGCATTAACGTTCTCAAACTGAAGCTTTGGCAGTAAAAATGTATCATCattatttgtcatgccaataaagcatcgtgaaataaactgaactgaaaacaaacagaaacagaggcaAGTGGCGGGAAAGTGATGGTgttttctagtttttttttttccaccctcaTAAGCCTGTAGTCAGACTACAGAGATATGTGAAGGAAACAAATGCTGAAAACCAAGATAAAGACAACTCAGACTGAAGTCATCAAGCTGATAGAGCTCTATAAGGGTATAAACTTCAAAGATTGTGCCTGGCTACAGGAAAAATAGAACGGGCAGCCATAAGGACGCTCTGCTAAATGGAGGTTGACAGCACTTGCAGACTATAAAGATACACAAAAGAAGCACATCTGACAACTGATTACTGATGTATATTAAATCAACAAACTGATAGCTCAGATGTGGTTcagaaataaacagcaaatCATTTAgcaatattttgtgttttttgtaaaataatggAAAACAATGCTATAACAACTCTATGAGTATGTTTACTAACATTAGCTCTATATTTGAGTGACAAAAATAATGTTGTTATACTAACTTCCAGCAAGGGATAACAACTTCAATGTTAACATCTTTTTACTTTACTTGAATAAGTATCCAGGACAGGATGACAAGCTGATGCAACACAAAATGCGTTGACAAATTTTCTGTAATTGAAATAACGTTAACCAGTTTTATGACGGTAGCTAATAAACATAGCTGTTGCCATTACAGGATTACAGGTGCCACATGTTCAGTAAGTTTTATGAAGCAGTCTAAGTAcaattaaaactttattttaaagatattcTAATGAGTAGTATTATTCAAATAATTCAATGAGTGTTTCAATAATTTGGAAAGGGTAATGTTAGCATACATCCATTAAAGGAGCAAGTCACTTTTCCAATTCTTCTTcctcacattatgaaacagccattatactgacaccttgtggcctggatgtttcagacattctctgctaaatctattttaaacatggctgcctccatTTGGGATAGTATAAACTGGTTCATCTGAGCACTATAAAGTaatttgattcttcatttcacgtgagctgcactttatagcCAAAACCGTTAATTTCATAAATTTCTTTTTGCTACTTTTTAGTGGTAAAAAGTTTAATTACCACACTACTGCAGAATCTTCAAAGGATATTTCTTTTTCAGGTGCTCAAGTACGCATGTCGTACTTCCATGGAAACTAGTTTGTGTGCATCTCGTATGAACCTGAAGTtctctttaataaaatgttcccaaatctttctatttttcttttctagtATTCAGGTTAAGACACACttgattttaataaatgatttagGAAATAAATTGCTgataatactaaataaatgtttcagccaTTATATTTGAGGCTAAGTGGGCTCACTACATGCATTTATCTGAGCTTTTAATTGTATGTATTTGCCTCACcttctgttttttgtctttgtacATTTTTGCAAGGGTCAGAAAGTGCTCAATGAGGAACATGATATAAACTCCGCCCAGCACTGTAAGCCCTGTCCAAACAGGCTTTAGAGAATCCTCAATATCACCATGTAGATCATGCTCCAAACTCTCATTGGCTGAATGGTGATGCTTGTGGTAACCCTGAGACTGATGGAGAAAGGAAACAACAAATAAGAAGTGCAGACATACTGCATGTGCAATGGAATGGGAGTTAgtatacagaacaaaaaaaagtttagaatACAGTCAACTTCCTCTGAATCTGTACTAGTTTTTTCCTTACATGTGGTATGAGGTGCAGGAAGGCATCTCCACTGAGCGTGCCTACTGCGAGAGCAACCAAGAAGCTGAGCAGGAAGTTGAAAAAGACTCTGTTGATGAGTGGAATTAAGACCACGCCTACCAGAGCCAGCAAACTTATTATAGTGATAGAAAAAAATCCACCGATCCAAGctgcaaaacacaaagaataaaCACACCTCAGTGATTTCAATAATTAATCTACTTTATGCATAAGCTTATTTTTCACTTAAGTTGGTTTTAAAGGTTTACAATTAAAGACAGAAGTCTGTTTCCATGCTCATTATCAAATACTCTCAATCCTAATCATCATCTGACCACTGATGCCTAGCTTTAACAGGGTGGTAACCATTCTCAGTGCAACAGTGactttaatgtgtttgtggcaTGTTGATGGCTGTTGTGCTGGCATCAGCGGTATCATAATTCTATTGTTTTTACTTGTCAGTGTCATGACTGCACAGAGTAGTCTACCACTCAAATATATCCTGCCAATATTAGTCCTGTGGACAGAAATGGACCACTAATAAAAGAATTGTGCATGGCAGCCTATATTCTTTAATTGTACTCCTTTAAGATGTGTCAAATATTGCAAAGTGTAGGATTAGTTTTCACAGgctgcacatatacacattatgcagaaatataacaATCCAAAGAGCATTCTCCAAATGTACTCTTACACAAATATAAAGTTATgtattgtatttacatatacacatctCTAACACATACCTATATGAATGGAGGATACCTTCTGGCTTTTTTCACCAATTTGATCATGATGGTGATTATGAATTTtataacctaaaaaaaaaagtgaggaaTTTTTTCACCACTGAATCTACACATCACAGCATTATTACTGAGCCTTAGATTggctttgtaaatgtttaaaaccaTGGTCCAACCTGATTGGTTCTCAGCATGCAGAAAGCAGGACTTAGAGTCAATCTGCGTGAGGAGGGCGGGGCAGAGGAAGCTGAAGTCATGGACAGAAAGAAACACTTCCTGGGACATACCATGGGACCGCAGAATAGAGGTTGCATTCTGgcactaagtgtgtgtgtgtgtgtatgtgaaagagagagagaagcagggcaATGCTAAATGCTATCTGGTTTATCTTGGTTACTGAAACAGAAAAAGTGTAGCATCTTGAAGTGTTGTATCTTGAAGTGTAGCAGCAATGCTGGTTACCTGTACACGTTTGTGAATTCCTTCTGTGTGTACACCCCTTGGCTGTActgaggtgtggtgtgtgtgtgtgtacatacctcTTGACTGTAATTGAGGGTACTCTGTCCATGATCATTATCATGCTCAGTATCATCATGGTTTTCATGGTCTTCTAGGTAATGTATGGAAGAATTCTGGTGGTTGTGGTCAGAGTTTGATGTATTGGGCTGGACTGGGTCTTGCATAAGATTGTAGTCTGTGCTACGATTCGGACTGTGAGATGTAGTGGCATATGAGGGTGTGGTCAGGAGTGTAGTGGACCCTGGAGCTCTTTTCAGGTAGAGATTGTGATGGACATCTGTTTGGCTCTTCTTCCCAGAAATGAAATTAGGATGCAGGTTGGGGGCAAAATCATTCTTCTTGACACCAGAGCCGTCATCATCCTTCTTGCTAgcaacagtgtgtgtctgtgagacatgtttgtgtgtgtgcgcaggtgaACGTGTGCGTTTGTGAGTATGGTTGTGTTCATTTCCGTGGTGTTGCACCATTACTTTCCTAATGCGGTCCAGCCCGACCCCCTCCAGCAGTTTCTGCAGACCAGCTAATGAGATGCTCCCATTTTGCCCATACTTCAAGAAGAGTGCATGGAGATGCCGTTGCTGTGTTTGCTCTGCCATACGCCTGTCTATCTCCACTCCACCAGGACCACAGTCACCATTCACTGCCAACAAGCATGACCTGAACGGCACAACTGACGTCAGTATCAGGAGGTGTGGCCAGACAGGGAACATCGTCACCTAAAGAACAAGAACTACTGaatataaaatcacatttacacGCAATAACAAATGCTACAGAAAAGAACAATAGAACACATCTTACAATATGGAATACACGAACATGTAAGCGTAGACATACAACCATGTTCTTAAAAGTTATTGCTAGGCCCTTTGCAACAGTTCTGTACGGTTTAGTATTTTATTAAGTCATATCGCGTACCATTATCTAGATACTGATTGTTAGATAAGCAGTTGAATTAGTGACGTTGGAAACGGGCGTAAAATCCATGTTATCCCTATTTTTTCTCTTGTATCCACCTTACGTGTAGCTAAAATCTTTAAATGTGGCTAGCTAACGTAAGACAAGGTAACAATGAAGCCATTTTCCACATCTGCGACACGATGTGACAGTTAGCTAAACACCCTCCACGCTTACCTAAATTATAATAGTTAGGATACGAAATAGGAACCGCTAGATAGATAAGATATTAAAGCACAACGTGGGCAGGTCCAGGTCCAGGCCCAGACCCAGTTGGTCTCTTCTGTCGTAGTGTTTATCATTTTACACAACAGCATAAAATCACGCGTAATCTACATGTAGACCTACACTAACTTCAGATGCTTTTCGGAGCAGGAGATGCGCACCGCGGTCAATCGAAAGCGCCTTTTTACAGCTCTGTTGCACTCAACACTATTTTCATTGTTTCCGACTCGTGTGCAAAGACACGTCATCTAGCTAGCCAGCGGAAATCAAAGTCGCCTATTAGTTTTGATGTATAATGGagaaatttgtttttttccttagaGAACTActttactaaaataaaaaggtAGAATTACTTACCAGTTAGGTAACCTAGGTACGTCAACCCTGTTAATAACTGTAAGCACAGTTTcgaatggggaaaaaaaaatgctacagCTTCTTCGTCTTGTACGGGAGTAATAGTAAATGGTAAATGTCGCCATCTgttgtaaatgaatgaaaacccCTTTTCACCGACCGTCATTTACCAAGTGAGTTCCCCTTTTCACCGACCGTCGTTCGTCATTTACCAAGTGAGTTCCCCTTTTCACCGACCGTCGTTCGTCATTTACCAAGTGAGTTCCCCTTTTCACCGACCGTCGTTCGTCATTTACCAAGTGAGTTCCCATTCCCACAGATATGTTAAGTGTTCTCAAGGTCTTCAATCTTGATTGAAGCTTTAAACCAGGTTGGCAGGAGCTGGATGGGAataattgaaaacaaataatttattttaggtaatattagcattttaattgtAGATATTCTTCCAAAGAGTGTAAGTGGCAAATTTGTCCATCATTTGAAGTTTgtcacttattgttttaataattggaGGCCTTAGGTGCAGTGTAAAGAATCTGGATCCATTTAATAAATGATTGTACaaatattatgtttttatgtgtttgtttttgttcttctgtttaGTTTTGGGAGATTGAATGTAATGATTGAATGTAATGTTTGAAACTAAATCTGGGGACATCTTGAGTTTATTAATCATGAAATCGTTTTACAAGGTCTTCAAGGTTTTTCTATATATGTTCGGATATACTGGAGAAGACGATGTTATCTCTCATGCTATGTATTTGTAAGTACAgtattgtttctttaatttattttattttttgaccaATGAAAGTTGGGTTGTGATTTCACTAATGGAGTGTTgtaaagttttgttttctttaatgatTGTCACAATCAGTTCTTGACTGAATTCTAGACATTCACACAGTGCTTAGAATTCCTTGTGCAATATCTCGACCAGAGAGAATCTGGCATCCAGCGTGGAGAGTTTATTATTGATGGAAAGCACAATCACCACCGTTGTTGGGTGGTGATGCTGGTTCTTCTGTTACTTCAGGTGAACTAGGTGGTCATGGTCATTTACCAGTGggtgtttggttctgtttgtttttccacagaCATATGTATTTgacaacaaaaactaaataacaAATGACAAATCTCTTTTAATAAAGGCTACATAATTTCTAAACTGTTGTATTGATTtaacctttctttctttcaaatttCACACAAATCCAAATTTCATCCACACCCTACCAGTTAGAGACATAAACGAGCAAACAATGGAGAATAGCTTGGTTTAATTTACactgtatttatattaatatgtgtATCAGTACTCTACCCAACATTCACATAATGTATAACAACCATTTTCCAAACCATTTTTACATTACTTTACTTTCAGCCAGTGGGTTAAACTTGAACCTTGACTCAACAGCCTGTAATTAATCACCtcattaataacaaaataaatgaaataccaaaaaacaaaacaaagaacaacaaaaacccaaactaaacaaaactcACCATCCAGTGCAAAGCATTCTGGAGTGAAAAGAAGGCTAATTCTGACTTTTACAATGGGCTGTTATCAAGTTTTCACTTGCATGCTTaggtccctctgtctctctctctctctctctctctctctctcttatacacacacacacacacacacacacacacacacacacacacacacacacacacacacacacacacacacacacacacagagacagacagagacagacagacagacagagagtcacTCATCTCTGAAGTGTCCTTTGAGTCTGTAGTTGAATGAGATGTAGTTTGCAGGTGGGAGGATGCCCAGGCCTGCTCTGCAGGTGTCCAGCACTGCCTCTTTTTGGCCAGCAGCAAGCTGCATGTCACACATCAGTAGAGTGATGCAGACAAACTGCTTTAATCCATTAATGGCAAAGAATCTGCCAGGACACATGCTGACCCCTGACCCAAATGGCATGTGGTAGTACCGGACTTTCTGGTCACCTTTATAGAACTCTGTCTTCTCCTTCTGGTCTTCCACAAACCGGTCAAACATGTACTTCTGCAAAATCACACAGTCACCATAAACAATTAAGCCACCATAAAAAGCTATAAgcagtttcatttaatttcatagTTAGCCTTGTACAAACCATTCTGAATCTCACAAGCTTTCATCACCTTGTCAGTTGTCTAGCATTTCTACAGTTAGCGCCAACAGGCTATGCAGGCAATTGCTTGGGGCCCCAGGCCAGTGGGGGGCCTTTGAGGGCTTACTGACTTTAATCTACTGCAATGGCAATGTGCAAAGTTTGAAATGACAGTAAGAGACATGAATTCCATAAGGGGGCCACATGAAGTTTTGCCTAGGGTCCCGCCAGACTCTAGAATCGCCACTGTCCCCAATAGTATACCACTAATAAAATATTGAAGTATCTCAAACTTGTTGTTCAGTGTTGTTTTGATTTCTCAGCACTGCATTTTCTCATATTTGCTCATCATCAAAATCATGTCaactaaatgctataaatagaAAAACTTGGAATCAAATGAAAAACCAAAGACAATTTTAACCAGACTACTTCACAGTCAGACATAAAGATGAGCCACTTAGTGATATTTACCTACAGTGATTTGTCTCTATGGTTACCTGAGGGTGCAGGTAAATGTTTGGGTCCTGGTGTGTGCTCGGGGGGTAAAGTGCAACAATATCTCCTTTGCGTACACACACTGAAAAGTGGGGATTCAGATGCAGAGAAAAATCCTCCTGAACCACCCGGATATTCATTGAGGCAGAGGAGAGGCGGAGACTCTCCTTAACAGCACTCTCTAcagagacagggtgagagaaACAGTGCCATTAGTGTGAACAAAATAAAGATCTGCACTTCTTAACAGAATGCACAGGATTCAAGGATTTAACAGCCTCTCAAATATTGAGAAATTACCCCACCTGCTAGAGGAATACAGAGTGCTGTACAATAACAGCAGAATACTTCCAGTATAAAGATTGGGAATGTTGTGATGCAAGacacgtacatacatatacatttacagctttTGGCAGACACTCTGCATAGCGAAGTACATATATTAAACAGcattcagtatgtgtgtgcaatttGTATCAAATTCATGTCCTTTAGGCTGTTAGCAACTTGCTGTACCTGCTCTGCCATGTGATCTATACAATAAGAGACACTAGCTTGCACACCCTCATGCAAAAAGCACCTAACCATCTCAATACATCACAACCACTTTATTTCAGCCCATTTTAACCTATCtataatgctttatttattttccagttAACACATTGCAATTTTAATGCACTAAACAGGTAGATCtgcacaattttattttttcacagatTCTAGAATGCAGATATTATGGTATGTCATGCTTTCTAACTGAAGCTCTTAAATCAAGCTTTGGTAgcacaaattattttgtagaGAAAAAGGGAGGAGGAAAGAGCGAtggtattttctttttcttactctCACCAATCCCTACTTTTACTCAAGAATGACTAGACCCTCTGGCAAATTGAAAATCTAATAAAATCAGAGGAAaagatatttgtgtgtacatgcatatgtattAAAGCTGGTTTATGCTTCCTCCTGAACAAGCTTTCAAAGCCTTCGGTACATCAGAAAAGCACTTTGGAAGGTGTGGAGGTAGTTTAAAGAATCCACTttctaaaacagaaatgtgtgaatgtCTTGCCCACCAATGCAGTGGCTGGCCAGTAGTTGGAAACCCACCACTTCAGTGTTTGCAGGTTGGCTGGAAATTGGCAGGTGCTATGATGAGAAGTTCCTGTAACCTCACCTATATGATACTCCCTCTAACTACAAAGAAGCTGGTAAAGCATCTCTGTCCTTCTTGAAGCATGCTACCATATTGTTTGAAGAGACAACAACAAAGCACTTActtttattactactactacctCCAGTTTACTACCTGATTCACCTTGTTTAATGgacattctgcaaatagataAGAACCTCTGTCTTATGCCTACAAAAGCATGAATGTTCAAGGCTTTCAAAAGTTCATTTCAGGCAGTTTTTGGGAAGCACTTCTGATGAAACAGGAACTCTTAGACTTTACTGTGTTACCAAGGTAAATCATTCTGTCGAGTTGCTCTCTGGTTAGCAACATGTCATGACGGCAAATagcctctgcctcttcctctccaatCACACCAATGATCTCCTCCCGCACAGAAGCAAGGGCCTGAGGGTTGGATAGAAGGTGGTACAAACACCAGAAGGATGCTGGAATAGTGTTCCCCACTGATGCCCAGAGCGTGGCAAAATGATGAGCTATAGAGGAAGGAAAAATTGActttaggtgttttttttcctttgactGCCTACAACtaaaacgtgtgtgtttgtgtatgtatacgcAGTATATATACTTTTACCTACTGAGCTtaggtctgtatgtgtgtgtgcatatattcaaattcaaaattcaaaatttatttatacagcgtttattacaacagatgttgtcacaaagcagctttttaaatgtccaagtccaagcccccagtgagcaagccactGTGTATATAATTTTATCTACTCAGAGGTTAGGTCAGAGTTTAGGCCTCTGAGCATCTGTGATGGTTggaacatttcaaaatatgtctgtgtgtgcatgtgtgtatgcacattaCCTGCTTTGTCCAGGTCTTTGAGTGTGTCATACTGTTGGAACAGTTCAGTACATGTTTGTATGAACTCTGATGGACTGGTCCAATCTGCCATTCTACAGGGATGAAAAAACCTGATAAGCTTCTCCCTGGTACATTTAGTTTTCCCTAGCAAGCTAATGGGTACGCGGGCAAGCAGCAGAGGAAACATTCTGTCAAACTTCTTGAAATTGTCACGCAGTCCATCTGTCCAGCTCTCCTtgcccgagtgtgtgtgttcatctgtgttcgTGTCTGGGGGTTGTCCATATAGTGTCAGAAATGTTGCCTCAAACATCACACAGTCACAGAACTCATACAGCCCCACTTTGTGCCAATCATACTCTAACTCCTCTCCCTGCTTGGAAAGGAAATAACGTCGTAAGATGAGCTGTAGGTTTCCCATCATTCTGAATGTTAGAAGGTCAAGGGCAGAGCCCTGCAGAAGCAAGAAGCATTTTTGTACTTGATCACTCATGCCGGGAAACCTTTCAGTGCACATCAGTGGGTAGCTGAACACAGTAGATGCTGCCACATCTGCAAACTTGTGGAAGTTCAGTTGCTTTCCCTGCTTAATCACGGCAGGGTATAGTAGAGGGTTCATCACAAATGTCATGTATTTACCTTCAAAAggacaagcacatacacatgcacacaccaactcATTTTATTTCAGGTACtcttataatttatt
Encoded here:
- the slc39a6 gene encoding zinc transporter ZIP6 isoform X2 — translated: MGTHLVNDERRSVKRGTHLVNDERRSVKRGTHLVNDERRSVKRGTHLVTMFPVWPHLLILTSVVPFRSCLLAVNGDCGPGGVEIDRRMAEQTQQRHLHALFLKYGQNGSISLAGLQKLLEGVGLDRIRKVMVQHHGNEHNHTHKRTRSPAHTHKHVSQTHTVASKKDDDGSGVKKNDFAPNLHPNFISGKKSQTDVHHNLYLKRAPGSTTLLTTPSYATTSHSPNRSTDYNLMQDPVQPNTSNSDHNHQNSSIHYLEDHENHDDTEHDNDHGQSTLNYSQEIDSKSCFLHAENQSGYKIHNHHHDQIGEKSQKVSSIHIAWIGGFFSITIISLLALVGVVLIPLINRVFFNFLLSFLVALAVGTLSGDAFLHLIPHSQGYHKHHHSANESLEHDLHGDIEDSLKPVWTGLTVLGGVYIMFLIEHFLTLAKMYKDKKQKVLKRTELADAILESEKLQSLEDLDVKPLDDSGANGGHGRSLPEEEEVMLSQGCYTDEDCENKCHSHFHDTVGQSDEQHHHHHDYHHILHHHHSQNHHPHTHTHRHTQSYSVQHFEHAGVATLAWMVIMGDGLHNFSDGLAIGAAFTKGLSSGLSTSVAVFCHELPHELGDFAVLLKAGMSVKQAILYNLLSALMGYLGMVTGILIGHYAKNVAMWIFALTAGLFMYVALVDMVPEMLHNDATAAGFSHCGFFVLQNAGILLGFGIMLIIAVFEQKIQLSIDF
- the slc39a6 gene encoding zinc transporter ZIP6 isoform X5, which encodes MGTHLVNDERRSVKRGTHLVNDERRSVKRGTHLVNDERRSVKRGTHLVTMFPVWPHLLILTSVVPFRSCLLAVNGDCGPGGVEIDRRMAEQTQQRHLHALFLKYGQNGSISLAGLQKLLEGVGLDRIRKVMVQHHGNEHNHTHKRTRSPAHTHKHVSQTHTVASKKDDDGSGVKKNDFAPNLHPNFISGKKSQTDVHHNLYLKRAPGSTTLLTTPSYATTSHSPNRSTDYNLMQDPVQPNTSNSDHNHQNSSIHYLEDHENHDDTEHDNDHGQSTLNYSQECQNATSILRSHGMSQEVFLSVHDFSFLCPALLTQIDSKSCFLHAENQSGYKIHNHHHDQIGEKSQKVSSIHIAWIGGFFSITIISLLALVGVVLIPLINRVFFNFLLSFLVALAVGTLSGDAFLHLIPHSQGYHKHHHSANESLEHDLHGDIEDSLKPVWTGLTVLGGVYIMFLIEHFLTLAKMYKDKKQKVLKRTELADAILESEKLQSLEDLDVKPLDGAAFTKGLSSGLSTSVAVFCHELPHELGDFAVLLKAGMSVKQAILYNLLSALMGYLGMVTGILIGHYAKNVAMWIFALTAGLFMYVALVDMVPEMLHNDATAAGFSHCGFFVLQNAGILLGFGIMLIIAVFEQKIQLSIDF
- the slc39a6 gene encoding zinc transporter ZIP6 isoform X1; this translates as MGTHLVNDERRSVKRGTHLVNDERRSVKRGTHLVNDERRSVKRGTHLVTMFPVWPHLLILTSVVPFRSCLLAVNGDCGPGGVEIDRRMAEQTQQRHLHALFLKYGQNGSISLAGLQKLLEGVGLDRIRKVMVQHHGNEHNHTHKRTRSPAHTHKHVSQTHTVASKKDDDGSGVKKNDFAPNLHPNFISGKKSQTDVHHNLYLKRAPGSTTLLTTPSYATTSHSPNRSTDYNLMQDPVQPNTSNSDHNHQNSSIHYLEDHENHDDTEHDNDHGQSTLNYSQECQNATSILRSHGMSQEVFLSVHDFSFLCPALLTQIDSKSCFLHAENQSGYKIHNHHHDQIGEKSQKVSSIHIAWIGGFFSITIISLLALVGVVLIPLINRVFFNFLLSFLVALAVGTLSGDAFLHLIPHSQGYHKHHHSANESLEHDLHGDIEDSLKPVWTGLTVLGGVYIMFLIEHFLTLAKMYKDKKQKVLKRTELADAILESEKLQSLEDLDVKPLDDSGANGGHGRSLPEEEEVMLSQGCYTDEDCENKCHSHFHDTVGQSDEQHHHHHDYHHILHHHHSQNHHPHTHTHRHTQSYSVQHFEHAGVATLAWMVIMGDGLHNFSDGLAIGAAFTKGLSSGLSTSVAVFCHELPHELGDFAVLLKAGMSVKQAILYNLLSALMGYLGMVTGILIGHYAKNVAMWIFALTAGLFMYVALVDMVPEMLHNDATAAGFSHCGFFVLQNAGILLGFGIMLIIAVFEQKIQLSIDF